The genomic interval tcagattctcAGTGTCACACTGGCCGGCCAATGTGGTATAGCATAATAAAGAGAAGTTTGTCGATCACCTTCAAGTGGTTCTTATAAGCAAGTACTAAAGATGACAAGAACTCTTCTTTGGGAATGGAACTGTTTGAATGGTAATATCCAAAAAGGTCATTGCTCCCAATGCTGATGAAGATCATAGACTTCAAAAGAAACTTCTTAGTTGCTGCCGCACCCATTAAGGCTGTGAGATTGTTCTTGACGAATGAAAATTGCTGTATCTGCTCTGTTAATGGGACTACATTCTTTTGGTTGTTGAATGAGGCACCAAGTGGAACATTCAAGGTTAGCagaaattgaaatgaaaaataagaCTACTAGTCATGGTTTTAGCCATCTCTTTTCAAAATTCGACATCCGAATGACGAAAAGCCAATCTATGCATTAAATAACTTGttatcaagaaaatgaattaccAATGTCTGTCCAGTTGAATCAAGAAGACCAGACCCTCCAGAAGCAAAGTTAATACCTCTGAACTTCTTCTTTCGAAGAGCAGTAGCATTGAGAGAAAGAAAGGGCCTTGGACTTCTCTTGTAACCAAATTGCTGGGCTATATATAACACCAAAAGAAGCACTATGTTAACCTTCAGAACAggcaaaaattcaaaatttttgaCATGGAGTTTTAAACTCGAAAGTGAGCTCTTCCAAATTAACTAGTACCAACCTAGAAAATCAGCACTGTTGAGGCCATTGCTGAATCTTCCAGTGGGTCTTAATGAGTTAGGAAAGTCGATGCCATTGTGGGGAAagtttgcccttgccttgctatCTGGCACGAAGTTATTAGTTCCTATATCAGCAATTGAATCACCTAGTATGAAAACTGGTGGCAATACTGTCTTAGCTGCTGCTGCTAAACTAAGAACAGCTATAAACAAAGGTAGGAGTACAGAAAGAACACAGTTGTCATCCatgagagaagaaaataatgaacAAATTAAACCTAATTAGAAAATGTGTTAGTACACAATTATGTATTTCAAGAAAAGCCTATAGTGTGATTGATGTTGGATACCGAATGCCTTGCAACTATATATAGTCCCAGTGAGCAAGCCGATCACTTCTGGTGAGAATATACACTTACAAATATAAGAGGTTCATTAAGAGATTTGTCATAGTTATTATCTTCTTCTGATCATTGGCCAAAATCTAGAATAGCTTTGCTAGATAGAGACTAGGATGCACTCTTACTAATTCAATTATATTAAGATCATGTATTACATTTGCTGATTACTTTTTTCAGAAACGAGACACAAGTAGATAGTGACCTCAATAACTTTGTTCCATCATTCCATCACTTTCGAGCAAGGAGACTTGGCCGGTTTATTTttctattctttttttttttttgaaagggaaatAACCCCAGGGGATGTATAACCTGAACCTCGAAAACTTTTACATGCATCTTAAAAAGTACATCCTCAATAATAGAAGGTGTCTCTCCACagtttaaagtttaaaccAAAGATCAGACTGTAATGAAGGTAAAAGCACTCATGTACTACCTGCAATCATCCAAGACCTAACCAATAATCCAATATCAGAGTAGTCTTCATCCAGGTTACCAAGGGCCATAGCAATCTCAGTACAGTCAGTCTATTTTTCCTCATGGAGTTGCTTGTCTAGTTCACCTTTGTAGTTAGTTCAACAGCTAAACTTTCTATTATTCTTTTcattgatttaaaaaaattgtacaACACGTTTATGCACATTTTTCCTTCTAATTGCTCAATTACAATCGACAGAACTAATTGATATTTCTTCACCTTATTGAGGAACTATAAAAtgtttcttacaaaagaatggACACTCAATTTGAATGGTTAATGTTGTATATAATAGTCTTCAGCAGCTAGGTCTCTTATAACTATCTACTTGTTCTGCCAGCAGCTCTGCCACAAAGAAGAGCATTCCTTGGAAGAGGGTACTCGTCTCTAACAGACCCCACCGGTGAGTAAACTCGTAGATAAAACTGTTGTCCGAGGTATTGTCGAGTCCAAAACTGACTCCTCACGTTCCACATACCTACATTGTCCAATGCTACATAAACTGCAGTCCATGACTTGGGATACACCTGTTGCATCAAACCAGAAACTTGTAAACTTGAGTACTAAATGATCAAAGTGACAGTTTCATATGATTGTATGTTCTATTTAGGAGGGTGTTCAAACTTAGAATCTTAATAACTAGGTTGAAAACTGACCTGTGTAGTATGTCTTGAAACTGCATCTACAAGATTGTACTCTTTTCTACTATCTGGTGACCATTTTCCTCCATCCATTCTGGAAATTCAAGTAAATATGTGAGTTATAGTGAAGGGAATATGTAAATTACTGGTGGTACATATCATTGAGATGCTTACCCAACAACCCAGAAGTAGTATCCATCAAGGTGCCAGCTCTGAACAATATTCTCAGGgttctcaaacacaatctctACAAAGGCTCTGAAGTCAGCACCCATAACTGCAGTGTCAAGGTACAAGCTCTTTAGGCCAGTGGGATTATCTTGAATGCTTCCAACTTTGAACACTCCATCAATCTTGAAGTGGTCTGCAAGCTTCAGTGGAGTGTCAGCAGGGATGAACGACACACCGTTCACTCCATATCTCTGCTTCCCATTTACTTGAGCAGCTGAGCTAGATAGTCTGATGGTTCTGCTTACAGGTACAAGACCATAGTGGTATGAGCCTTGTGGATTTGGTCTAGGTCCACTGGCTGTTAGATTAGTCCTGAAATGTACAATTTATAGAGATAACGGTCAGATCAATCGGTGGAACAACAttctgaacaaaaaaaaaaaaactacttgCATTGCTCCAGCCTCCAGATGCAGATAAACTTCGGTGGGTGATTTGCTTCTAGCCTTCTACTTATGTGAGACAAAAATATAGTACATGTAGCATTACTTTGATGAATTAGGTTAACTGGCGGAAAACATACCTAATGGTACGAGCCTGGCTAAGAGACCAGCCCGTTTGGATAGTAGGCCCGCCGGGAATGGGACCGGAAACTTGACGCCCTGAGTTGCTGTAGTGAAGGACGGCGGTGGAGGTGAGGACCTTGGAGGTGAAACGGGTTGAGGTGACAATGTAGTAGTCCTGAGGAGCCTGATCGGCTGTGACCAGCACAGAGAGTGATTGGCCAACATGGATATCCAGCGATTCATAGGAGGTCTGGACAGTGTGAGTTCCTTCAACTTCAACCAGCTTCATTTGGTGACCCTGGATCCGGAAGTTGAGTGAGTTCTGCATACCCACATTTGATATCCTAAGCCTGTAAGTTTTGCCTGCAGGAGTAAAAAGATGAAGTGAGCCTCGAAACTTAAAGAAGTAATTTTGGCGGCTATAGCTAATCACATTGTCTGGAAATTACCTTGTTCAACTGTGAACCATGTATCATTGCCTCCGCGGCCATTGATCAAAAGACCGTGTGGGTTAGGAAGGCGATGACCATAATCAAGAACAGCTTGTAGTCTCTGCAATATTCCGAACAAACATATAACTCGTTAATAAATTACAGAAGAAATCTTACATGGATCACATTAGTGAATCATATATAATACAATGCAGGAAATGTTATATCAGTGGATGATAGCACATAGTGAAGTTGTTACCTTGTGATCAAGAGTGTACCAATCTCCGATTAGAACAGAGTAGTCAGCAGCTGGTTCTGGGAATGGGACTGGAATTCTAGGCCTGCTGAGGATCTTAATGGCACCGAAGCCACCAGCAGCCTTGTGAAATGCGAGAGATGGGAAGTAGTAGAAACTGCCAATTTGATCCTTCACTTGGAGTGTGTAGGTAAAGTTCTTGCCTGGTGGTATAGGGCATGTTGTCCCATACACTCCATCTTGGTATGAATTTCTCCTCTGTTGAACTCCATTCCTGTTTTGGTTTCCCCATATTTAGATTTAGTTAATCACATGAAAGATGTGACACAAATGTATCAAAGCTTGGAATCTTAACTGAAAATGCTAAGTAATTGAATAGGGCCACGaatcaaattatatatcttGAATAACACATATCGGTCATATAACCGGACTCATCTAAACAAGACATGACATAACACAATCTATCTTAACATGTACTCGTTGCACAATATTGTTTCATACCAAAGTTCATAACCGACTTTCACATCCTTAATCGAAGGTCCAAAATAGGCCAGACAAAAGAATTTGTATATGATTATATCCAGGAAGTAATGAGCTTTGAGAGACTAAGAAATGGGATAGATTTggaaataattaaagaaactTTTTTCTTTAACATGAAATTTGGATGAACATTAATTTCTTCTATTGCTGAATTAGTCATAAATTTGAATGTGTAAATGCGTGTGACAATTTCTTGGTTTTGGCACCTATCCATTCGGCAAAAAATCTGAAATAGTCACATTGGCATGGGCGACCAATTCACATGTAAGAAATTTGGAGTCAATTTTGTGTTGCTTCTGTATGAGCTGTTTGGAATCTGACTATATATGAAGGCAACCCGTTCTAATTGGAATGCCGTCTAGATTGGGATGTACAAAATCATTATATTAATAACACCAAAGATTTAGTCACATTTTACGTACGCGTCTCCATTTGTACGTCATACTCTATATGGAAAACTAATTCATTATGTAACCTTTGAGGAAATATAAAGGCATATATCCTCATATCTGAGAAAATAGATCATTTAGTGATAAATATACATTGTATTTTCCCTTGTAAATACAATGTGTGACAGAAACGAAGAGCTAATTaccataaatttatttttttaacagATGTCATTCAAttcattgataaaaaaaacaaatgtaaTGCTTCGAATAACTAAGCAAAAATGTTTCTTATGAAAAGAAGGTGATGAATATAGTGATCGGGAAAAAAAATACGAGAAAAATAAAGGTTGAAAGAAAAGAACGGACCATGTAAGAAGGAAAGGCTCTGGCAAGCTATTGTGAACGTTAATAATGAGATTGTCATTGGTGACGGAGTATATTTCCGGCCCCGGAAATTGTCCGTTTATTAGAATCccctgtaaaaaaaaaaaaaccaaaatgcCTTCAATTTCCCAATCCAGAAATCACAGAAAACGAACGATCAAAACCATCACAATATCTCCACACTCATCACGAGTCGAAATACGAACCCGTTGTTTGACGCCGAGAGGGTATATATCACCATAGGTCACATTCCACTCAAAAAACTTATAAGGGTCTTCACCATTCACAAGTGTGACGAGAGCAAGAGCCAGAACGATGGCAACGAAATGCCACGTAAAACCCATGACGGAAGACAGGAATCAAGCCGGTGATTTCAGATAAACTCCGAGGTGAGATGATCGGAAATGAGATAATGGAACAGTAGTGAGGAAGACTCAGATGTATAGGTTTTGGGTGTGGGGAGAGGTATAACTGACCAGGACTCGTATTTAAAGAGTGATCGATCGGAGTATTAGACCAGGTAGCGGTGGGCTGACCACGTGTCGAGGAGAGACTAGCTCGTCTGGTTATTCTCTGCGGACGAGTTAGCATGAGGGCAAGTGTTGGCGAATGGGAATGGAGGAAGGGGGTAGGAAAATGACGAGAATGGCCTCGGGTTGGTGGCGGGCTAACCGCGTAAAAGCATTTTGCAAACTAATGCATGGCTGGAGATAGCGAGTGGGAAAATGGCCGTGATTTTGGACGCCGAACACGGTTTTTTCATGTGCCCTTCCTTCTATTTTCTAACCAATCAAACACGCCCACTTTTTTTTCTACAAAAGCTTGCGGCCTTTATCGGTgctttaaacaaaaattgaataaTGTTGTG from Argentina anserina chromosome 2, drPotAnse1.1, whole genome shotgun sequence carries:
- the LOC126782678 gene encoding L-ascorbate oxidase homolog: MGFTWHFVAIVLALALVTLVNGEDPYKFFEWNVTYGDIYPLGVKQRGILINGQFPGPEIYSVTNDNLIINVHNSLPEPFLLTWNGVQQRRNSYQDGVYGTTCPIPPGKNFTYTLQVKDQIGSFYYFPSLAFHKAAGGFGAIKILSRPRIPVPFPEPAADYSVLIGDWYTLDHKRLQAVLDYGHRLPNPHGLLINGRGGNDTWFTVEQGKTYRLRISNVGMQNSLNFRIQGHQMKLVEVEGTHTVQTSYESLDIHVGQSLSVLVTADQAPQDYYIVTSTRFTSKVLTSTAVLHYSNSGRQVSGPIPGGPTIQTGWSLSQARTIRTNLTASGPRPNPQGSYHYGLVPVSRTIRLSSSAAQVNGKQRYGVNGVSFIPADTPLKLADHFKIDGVFKVGSIQDNPTGLKSLYLDTAVMGADFRAFVEIVFENPENIVQSWHLDGYYFWVVGMDGGKWSPDSRKEYNLVDAVSRHTTQVYPKSWTAVYVALDNVGMWNVRSQFWTRQYLGQQFYLRVYSPVGSVRDEYPLPRNALLCGRAAGRTSR
- the LOC126784022 gene encoding GDSL esterase/lipase At5g55050-like, encoding MDDNCVLSVLLPLFIAVLSLAAAAKTVLPPVFILGDSIADIGTNNFVPDSKARANFPHNGIDFPNSLRPTGRFSNGLNSADFLAQQFGYKRSPRPFLSLNATALRKKKFRGINFASGGSGLLDSTGQSFNNQKNVVPLTEQIQQFSFVKNNLTALMGAAATKKFLLKSMIFISIGSNDLFGYYHSNSSIPKEEFLSSLVLAYKNHLKTLYTLGARKFGIISVPPIGCCPSQRIFNDTAGCLEELNNHAVAFHANLDALLCKFSTEYDGFKYSLGNSYEMILNVVQNPLPFNFTQVEAACCGAGKLNGETYCTSDANLCSNRDEYLFWDLFHPSQAASKLAAVTLYRGGSQYVSPINFAQLAEA